The genomic stretch agaacgtaagACTGAAAGGTAGTGTTATTGTATTGAGTTAGATTTCGTTAAAGAATATTGTTACTATAagtctacatttatttcattttattataagTCAGTTGtgtctttattataaataaagttctatttagtatagttcacaaaaggaagttattcaagttatttgaattTGCATTAGTTAAAGATATATTACGCCAACAACGGTTTAGTTTGTCCACCAGGAGTTTAGTGCTACAAGacaacgaccggtaacaacacATATGTCATATACATAATAGTAagaacggaaaaaaaaaaggtattaatTTAGTTGTGATCTTATGGAGCCTATCTATCTGTAGAGATGTACAAACTTACCCTTTAAACTCTTGGCTGTCTCTTGGGTCTTCACGTCGTGTCTTGACAGAGGGGGCGTGTTTAGTCCGGCTGCGGTGTTTGGTTTCGTGGAGCTGAAGGCACTACCCGGAACCGGGTATCTGTGTGGGGACTGTTTCGAGGACGTCCCGTTGGATTCCACGGGCTTCGTCGGGCTCACGTCTCTGGCTTGGGGAGAGACAGAGGAGCGACTGCCCCGGGGCTTAGGTTGCCAGGTTCGACCTGCAGATCTCAGCGATTCCTGCGAGGCTCCGACTCTGAGCTTGGGAGCGTCTTCGTTGTCAGAGGGTCGGCGGAGCCCGGCGCGAGAGTCCCTGGAAGTGTCTAGGTCTCTCGAGCTGGCCCTGGAAGAGTTGGCTTTGTCCAGATCCTGGCGCCGATCACGGGGACTCCACTCACGCTCCTTGCGAGAATCGTCTTGCTTTTCGTATCCTCTTCTCCTGTCTAATGAGTCTCTGTCTTGCTGGCCACGGTCATACTCCCGGCCACGACTGTCGTAGCTTCTGTCACGCTTGTCATAGTCTCTATCACGATCTCTGTCGTAATCCCTGTCCCGCCTGTCAGAATCTCTCCTGTCGTAATCCCTGTCCCGCCTGTCAGAATCTCTCCTATCGTAATCCCTGTCCCGCCTGTCAGAATCTCTCCTGTCGTAATCCCTGTCCCGCCTGTCAGAATCTCTCCTGTCGTAATCCCTGTCCCGCCTGTCAGAATCTCTCCTGTCGTAATCCCTGTCACGGTCTTTTTCTCGCCTGTCATAATCCCTGTCACGTCTATCAGAATCTCTCCTGTCATAATCCCTGTCACGCCTGTCCTCCTTTCTATTGTAATCTCTATCCCCCCTGTCAGAGTCTCTCAAGAAACTATCCCTATCGATAGTGTCTCTGCTGTCGTCCCTAGAACTAAAACTGCTGTCTCTTTTCCTGTCCGACTCTAGAGCTACTCCTTTATCAGCACTGCTGATTCTACTGCCTCGATCAGAACTACGTTTGTCCGAGTCTCTGGTAAAGCTGGTGTCCGAGTCGGAGGGCTTCCCCTTCGACTCCGATGAATCAAGTCCAACGTCTCTATCTCGTGCGCTAGACCTGGGGCTCTTGAGGTCAAGAGATCGGTCAAGATCCGTTTCTCTGACCGGTGACCTGGACTCGACGGCCGCTTGGCGGTGATCCTCAGAGGCGTTTGATGTGAAGCTCTCGTTGTGAATCGATGGCGTTCGGGACGACGTGAGCCGGCGAGGCTCTTGAGCAAACTCAGGGACTTCGAATTTAGACTGCAGCTCTGAAACTTTAGGTTTCGTCTTGGGCAACGCCTTTTCAGGTTCGGTGGGAGATTTAGATTTCGACAGTCTGGCTTTGGGAAACCAAGACCTTTTCTTTTCCGCCTCTGGAGCCTGCGCAGGAGACTGAGCTCTTTTGGAGAATGATTCTTGTGAGGCAGGTGCCGAATCTTCAAATGAATCGTCAATGTTTGTCTCTTGGATGGATTCAGGAGAAATAGTTCTTTGAGTTTCGGCTTTGGGAATAACTGAGTTTTGTGTCAAAGGTTGAGACGCAGGGCTAGGTCTTGGATCACTGACAGGTTCTTGTGAAACAACTACGCTGGGTGGAGATTTCCTATCAGTTGGAGACACACGAATAGCAGGCGAAGCGGGGAATTTATCCGAGTCATAGCTGGAGTCAGGACTCAGATTCTTACTCGGAGAAATGGGAGATTTCCGATTTTTCAAGTCTTCCGAAGACGAGGACGAGGAAGAGCGAAGAGACTTGAAGAAACTAAATCCTTTAGGTTTAGCTATTGGATTCACATCTTTCTGTTCGGTGGCTTTCGTGTGTACCGgtgacttttgtttttctctgaTTTCCTCAATCTTTTTAACAGGAATTTCTACTTTTGGCTTAATTTCACTTGAATTTGGTCTTGGGGGTGGAATAGGTTTTGGTCTGAGAGCAGGTTTCTCTAGCGGGGCTGGTTTAGAAACATCGGTTAATGGGGGCTTGGGGGTTGTTTCAACCTTGTTGGATGTACTCGTGACTTCTACAGAGGGTTCAACTTGAAGAGGTTTTGTGACAAGTAGAGGAGCAGTAACTGTAGGGCTTGCGTCTGTAGGTCTTGTGGGCACTGGCCTCAGTATTATGGGTTCCTCGTCTGGCTCGGGAGATTCAACAATATCTGAATACCGCTTTTCTTTTTCCAGGCCAGGGCGCTTGAGTATGCTCTTAACGTTGGGGTCACTCGGAGAAACAATGACTTTTGGCACAACGTCATCGTACaggtcttcttcttcttcagcCTTGATGTTGATTTTTAAGGGTGCTAGGGATTTGTCTTGAGAAGGCGCTTGGGATTTGGACGTGGGGGATGCTGGCGAGGCTGGACTTTCTGCTTGCTTTGAGGGCTGCgcgttctctttctttttctcaaaCATGGCTCTTATTTTGTCGAAGGGCACAATGGGTATGGGCATTAGTGACTTGGGCTTTTCTTTGTTGCGTTGCTGCTCGCTGGGCAGTTTGACTGGGGTGGGGGTCGTAGGCTTGCTAGCATTATCAAAAGACTGGTTGTCGAACAAGGGAGTGGTAGGGGCGGACTTTGAAGGGTACCTTGGTGATCGGAGATTCCTAGCAGATGTCGGGGGTTGGACTCTTGTCTTGATGACCACATTGGACATGGTAGAGGGGGTCGTGCAAGGGGAGGAAATGAGGCTAGGAGACATCTGCCAAGATGACATGGTGGAGGAAGAGCCATACTTAAGCAAACAGCTCCCGCTTTTGGACAAACTGGACTGCTTGTACCAGTCAGGAACATTCAGCTTCTGCAATGATTTGCTGATTCTCAGCTCGTGCACAGAGGGGACACGCTGCAGGCCGTCTTCCGTGGGGGAGGTGGCGAAATGATCATCAtcaatgtttgtttctaaagtGCACAAGCTCTTTGACTTCTTGTACTGTCTGTTGGCGAAACGATTTTTACCTGATTTCGAAGTGGGCGTTTCATAAAAGCCAGACCCTGACCCACTTATCGTGGTGTAGTCAGAGGCGTGCCTTAGCTCACTCATGCTGGCGGGTCGGTCTAGCACCTGCCTGCGATCATCCTGAAAAGGAAATGTTAAGTCAAACAAATCACTATTAGTCTCTGGGAAAAACGCATCGCCCATGCCACTGTTGTCCAAATAGTCTCTAGAATTGAGCTGTTGAAGCTGGCTGTACAACTCAGAATGGATGCTGTCAATGGACAACGCCTTGTCCATGATCTCACGTCGTCCTTTTTCGGTGAATATGCAATCGCTGTGCAGACAATTAAGATGAGCCGTATGGAGATTGCTTTCAGATTTCCTTGTAAGGTTTATCATGTTCTTTATTTTCTCCAATTGCTCTTGGCTTCTGTACTTGGAGCTGCTGGCCAAGCTCTTGGGCGTATACTTCCTTTCCTTAAGAGGCGTGGAAGGTGCTGTCTTTGTTGTGCCAGCATTTTGAAGAGCCTCCTTGCGGGCTTCAAACTCGCTAGCTAGAGGATCACTGTTTAAATTTTGTTCGCTGAGAAATCTGTTTCTGGATTGAACTATTTTAATTCTGCTTGGGGTAATGAGGTGGTCAGGCAGTACGAAAGGGGTGATCTTGGGCGAGGGCGGTGTCGTTGGCGTAGTTGGAGGCTGCTGAGTCAAAACGGATTTGTAAGGTTTAAACttcttctttatctctttcaTCGATCTCGGCTTAGCTGGGGCTTGGCCGAACTGAGCGTGCGCCCAGGCAGTTCCACGAAAAGGAACCGAGAGAGGTAAAGATAAAGATTTGGCTGATCTGACTGGCGACTCTGCAGAGTCAGAGGACACAACACCTGGTGATGTCGTGGCGGAGACTGACGTTGAATCCTGCGGCATCACATCGTCTATGCTCTCTGCTGAATGTGATAGTACCTTTTCTTCAGCTCTTTCTTCTGTCAATTTATCAACTAACATTTCCATAACCTCATCTTCCACAactaaattgtcatttttgtctacattgcttTTGTCTTTCTCGCTCATTCTGTCGTTGGATTCCTCATCGTCGGATTCTTCTTCTGAAGATGAATCAGTCATTTCACTATCTTCACTTCCTTCTTCTTCTGTCTCACCACTCTCAGTCTCCTCTTTCTCTTCACTCACAGTCTTGTTAGTGGAAAAGtttaaaacattgttttcaAGGACTGGTCGCACTTTTGGAATTTCCTCTATTTTTGTTTCGAATCGATCAATACTCATAGAAGGAGAAAATAGTTCAGGGCCATCTTCATCGGCGTCTGCGAATTCCAAATCCATGACATCTGGTCGTTCTAGCTCAGGGTTATCCATTGATGCAATAAGTTTTCTTTCTGGTGTATCGGGAAGTTTTTTGAGAATTTCTTCAGACACGTTTGTACTTGTGTTGGGGGACAGTTTttcttcgacaaaattagaGCCAGGAATGACACGTGTCCATTTTACTGGAGGAGGCAAGACAGCTGAACCTTCTTCCGATTTAGCAACTGTGGGAGGTTTGACAGCTGGGCTGGATTCCAGTTTGGGCACTTGGGGAGATTGAACAGTTGAGCTGGATTCCAGTTTATTTACTGGAGGAGTTAGGACAACTGAGCTAAATTTAGGTTTAGTTGGTATTGGAGGCTTAGCCATTGGGCTGGATTCCACTTTGATTACTGTAGGAGGTTTGACAACAGGGCTGGATTCCAATTTGGTTACTGTAGGAGGTTTGACCACTGGgctagattctagtttggttactGTAGGAGGTTTGACCACTGGGCTGGATTCCCCTTTGGTTACTGTAGGAGGTTTGACCACTGGGCTGGAATCTACTTTAGTTACTGTAGGAGGTTTTACAACTGGACTGGATTCTAGTTTCGTAACTGGAGGTTTGACTAGTGGACTAGTCTCTAGCTGAGCGACTGGCGTTAGTGTTCGAATTTCACCAGCTGGAATGTTAGGTGTTTTAGAAATCGACTGAGGTCTAGTGACCGAGTTAGGGCTTGATTCTACTTTTGCTGGCGTTAAAGGTGTTGCGGGAGTCGTTGGCTCTGCAGATGAACTAGACTGTGATCTGGAGCTGTCATAAGGCGGTACGGGAACTTCGAAAACTACATCCAAAACAGGCTCTTGCGAAACACCAGAAGAAGGTCGCGGAGGAATCAAAGGTCGCAAAGGAGACTCTAGAAGTGTTTTAAAGTCATGAGTGGGAGAGTCAACGCCTTCTCTGCTAATACTCCTCATTAGACTTTCTCTGCTTAGACTGCGCGATACGCCTGGCTCAGAATCATATCTTTCTATAGCAAAACTGCGGCTCGATGTCTCTTCAAAAGATCGATTCAAGGCTCCCATTGATTCCTCATCACCCGTAGAACCAACAGACGCCCTCCTGCCCACACCGAAATCTTCTTCACTTTGAGCAGTAGACGTTCTTTTCAGTTTTGCCTTCTTCACCTCGGACTCACCAGTGGCATCTTCAACATTTTGCGATTCTGGTTTTTTCTCCTTTAGCGAATGTTTTCGTGCCAATGGCACGGGCCTGACTTGCTCCTTGGACTCAAAAGAAAAGACTTCCTGCTTTTTGAAAGGCGAAGCTAGATTTCCACTCAAAATTCCTGCTGCGCTGAGGGGCGTTTTTAGCGTGTCTAGCTCAAAAATTTCATCATCGTCTTTTTCTGCTATTTGGCGAACGAAAGAGTCGTAGTCTTCTTCGCTGAAGGGCTCACTGGAAGCAGGAATTCCACTAAGGAAAGAGTTGAAGTCATCAAACGGCTCGTAAGGCTCTTCCGAGTCGATGAGTTTCCGTTTTTCTGGTTCGAATCCAGAGGTGGAATGTAACTTCAATTTGTTTGAGTCTGCAACGGAAGCACTTGCAGTCTCTTCGCGTTTAGGAATGTTTGGAGAAGGCGATGTTATCACTTCCGGTGTAAATTTGAGTTTCGAAGACGGTTGTGAAGGTGTTAGCATTTCAATAGGAGGGGGTGAAAGAGCGCGCATATCCGCCTTGACAGATGGTTTGTAGTTCTCAGAAGTGGCGGACTGCGGGGCAATGGGTGAAGGTAATTTGAGATCTGCAAAAGGTGTTCTGGTAAAAGATGGTAATTTCACttcaccaaattctagtttagagtaTCTCTCCTCTTCTAGGTAAATTCGCTGGGAGTGTGACCTTTTGTCACGGATTGGAGTTTCCAATGTAGCAAACGGGGCGACAAGGTTTTCATCTTTACATTCAACGAAAGCAAACTTCTCGTCCTTCTTTCCGTCAGCTTTATCTTCTGCTTTATCTTTTTGGTCGTCTGCACTTTTGTCACCCGAGCTTTCTTCGTCAGACTCATCGTCCGACTCATCGTCGTCATCACCGTCTTCCTCGCTTTCCTCGCTCTCACCTGTTCTCTCTTTACTCCTCTGGTCTGAATAGCTCTCCTCCTCCTCCACGTCATCAATGTTTGTCTCCTCCTCACTGGGAGCCTCGTCTGCCCTCTGGTCACTCGTGTCCACCACGGCGACCGGTACCTCGTGGTCGTCATGGCCGTCCTCCTCTACGAAGACCCGCTCTTTCTCGATGTAGCGGACAATGGGCCAGCCGCTCTCCGTCGTGTATTCGTTGGTCTTGTACTCGTCCAGGTTCAGCTGGAACCCGAGCTTCGACTTGGTGTCCACATTGGTGGCTGGCCTGACCAATGCGTTGCTCTCCTCTGGGAATTCTTCACCCGCATCTTCCTCAATAAACTCGTACGTTTCAAATCCGGCTGCGCCGTAGCCGTCCACTTCTATCATGGTGGACGTGCACGTGCTCTGGCACTCCTCCTCCATCGGCTCGCTGCTCGTGACCACGTCCATCCCCAGCATTTGTCGTCGCCTGATCTCGCTTCTTTGGTCCAGCAGCTCTTTGACCGACTGTAGAGTTTTCAGAATGGCGCGCTCGGGAGTAAGTGGAACAACAAACGTCTCCTCTATGATCTGCTCCTCCCATTCCTCACTCTCGTCTCCTTGCTCACTCCTCTTTCCATCACCGCTCTCCTCCGTTCTGGTTGAGTACCCACTCCTGTCCATCGCCTTAGTTTCGTTGTCTTGTCTAAATGGAGAATTAACAACACCGGGAAGCTTCACTTCAACAGAAGGCACATTATTAGAATCAGACGATTGTGTCTCAGGGGAGAAAATCGTGTCTTCAGTGTTAATACTTTCAGGAACAGTAAACTCCCCTTGATTGGGATTTAAGTCACGTGCTTGTGAGTTAGTTTCGTctatttcaaaaatgtttgaaaaggCGCTCTTAATTTGAACAGGGGAGCCAAGGCCCTCAGAGTCTAATGCTGCGTACGATTTGTAAGCTTTCAAATCTTGCTTATTGTCATTTTCGTTTCCATAGGCGTCAccattatcttcttcttcttctccaaAAGGGACCCCACCCCCTTCACTCACGTATCGGTCCCTAAAGTATGCCTCCTCTTTGTCTTCCTCCCCTTTCAACTTTTTGTTGCCATAGGCGGCACCGTCGCTCAAGGGGCGCTTTGTTTTCACAGGGTTGGGCCGAAGGGCGAGCAAAGTGGGGCCGTGAACGGGGCTGTCCCCGCTCTCGGCGGACGCTTGTCTGGTGATGACCGTTTGGACAGACTCGTCACTCTCAGAGGCGCTGTCCTCGACTTCAGATTTGACCGCTGATGTCCGAACAAATTTGTCCGGAACAACTTGGTCAGCAATTTGACCAGCCCTTGAGGAGGGGAATGTTTGGCGTGTATCAATGGGGGCCTGAGAATGCGGAAATAAGCTAGGCTTAGCGTTAGTTACAGTACTTTTCAATTTACCTGTCAATCTGTCCACGCTGCTTCCGTAAGAACGAACATATTTCACATACTCCTCTTCAGAAGGGAAATTAGAACTATCCTCCTCGGGATCACTGGCATCTAAATCCGTTTCTTTGAAAAGAGGGTCCAAGACGGGCCGAGATTCGCTACCACCAACGCCATATCTTTCTAATGCTTGCGCATCATAATAATCGTCACCGCGCGCCGTGTCACCTCTGTTGTCCGGATCAGTAGCGAAGCCTGTGTTTACGCCATTTAATCTCGAGCGTTCGAGGTCACGTGGTGTGCTGCCGAGCAGGTGAGAGGCGACGGGTCTCCTCGAGGGCACAGCTGTGCTGGGTCGAGTGTGTAACAATGGCGGCATCGCATTCCGGGTTGTCGAAGATTGAGCGCTGTCCAAATCGTCGTCGGTGCGGCCCCGAAAGCGATTCGGAAACCGACGCCGCTCTGATGATAATCCGTGTTTTCTTTCTTCGTATTCAAGGTCGTACTCGTGTTCCCTGTGTCTAGATTCGTAGAAAGCTTTCCCACTTCTGCTACTGTTTGTGCTCTCGCTGGACGAAGTTGTCATTTCGTCAGAATCCTCTTCGATAATCGGTTCTAAAGTAGAGCAGCAGAATAGTTCTTCGTCTGAATCAAGTTCCCTTGGTTGTATGTCGTCATGGGCGTAATCCGTGTCCAGGTCCTCGGAGAACCCCATGAAATCATCGTCGGAGTCATCCCTATCGTCATAATGTCTATCCTCACTGTTTCGGTAGCCGTCTCGGTAAGGCCGGTAGTTCTCATCGTCTAGTATGTGGCGGTACTCCTCTTTGCTGCTGTTGGCGCCGCCGCTGCTGCTGTCCGTGCTGACGTTGAGCTGGTGGTGCTGGTAGGTGGGGGGCCCGTCGCCGCCTAGGTCCTCGCCGCTGGAGTCCACGAAGTGCTCCGTCTCTGAAGACGAGTGGCAAGGTTCTGACCCAGGCTGTGAGAGTGAGCGCTGTAGTAACAACGTCTCGGTGCTGGATGCGACCTCGTCTGCGATGGTGTTGGAATCAAAGCTGCTGTCTTGCCGTTCCGACATCAATCGATCTGTTTTGTGATCTGCCGTACTGTCACCTGGCTCCATTGTTGTGGGGGCTCCCTCCTCACACCGGAAGCGAGACTTCTCGTGCGCGATAGTGGTTTCCCACACTGGTCTATAAATAATCTCCTCTGGGCTTTCCACATCTTCGTCTCCATCCAGGGGTATGTCCACCGGAATTCGGATGATGGGTTTGAGCGTGGTGGTCTGGTAACCCACTCCTCCGCCGCCGACAGCTCGCGATCGGCCCAACGTCTCTGTCAGGGCCAGTACTCGTTGATTCAAAGCGTCCAGTTTTCCTCCGTCAAAGTCAGAGGCGTTGACGGGGGTGGTTTGTTTTCCTCGTTCTCCTCCACTCGCAGATGACGACGCCCCTGAAGGGCGCCTCCACTCCTCCGCCATGCGCTCATCCTCCCGGTCCTCGTCGTTAATTTTGTCCAGTAATCTCCAAGAGAACATAATAGTAATGATCGTGGCGATAGCTGCCGTTAGGAACCGCTCGAACGCCCCGTCCGACTGCGGCGGTGGCGGGCCTCCTTTTGGAATCCAGCG from Biomphalaria glabrata chromosome 9, xgBioGlab47.1, whole genome shotgun sequence encodes the following:
- the LOC106071799 gene encoding uncharacterized protein LOC106071799, giving the protein MDRWIPKGGPPPPQSDGAFERFLTAAIATIITIMFSWRLLDKINDEDREDERMAEEWRRPSGASSSASGGERGKQTTPVNASDFDGGKLDALNQRVLALTETLGRSRAVGGGGVGYQTTTLKPIIRIPVDIPLDGDEDVESPEEIIYRPVWETTIAHEKSRFRCEEGAPTTMEPGDSTADHKTDRLMSERQDSSFDSNTIADEVASSTETLLLQRSLSQPGSEPCHSSSETEHFVDSSGEDLGGDGPPTYQHHQLNVSTDSSSGGANSSKEEYRHILDDENYRPYRDGYRNSEDRHYDDRDDSDDDFMGFSEDLDTDYAHDDIQPRELDSDEELFCCSTLEPIIEEDSDEMTTSSSESTNSSRSGKAFYESRHREHEYDLEYEERKHGLSSERRRFPNRFRGRTDDDLDSAQSSTTRNAMPPLLHTRPSTAVPSRRPVASHLLGSTPRDLERSRLNGVNTGFATDPDNRGDTARGDDYYDAQALERYGVGGSESRPVLDPLFKETDLDASDPEEDSSNFPSEEEYVKYVRSYGSSVDRLTGKLKSTVTNAKPSLFPHSQAPIDTRQTFPSSRAGQIADQVVPDKFVRTSAVKSEVEDSASESDESVQTVITRQASAESGDSPVHGPTLLALRPNPVKTKRPLSDGAAYGNKKLKGEEDKEEAYFRDRYVSEGGGVPFGEEEEDNGDAYGNENDNKQDLKAYKSYAALDSEGLGSPVQIKSAFSNIFEIDETNSQARDLNPNQGEFTVPESINTEDTIFSPETQSSDSNNVPSVEVKLPGVVNSPFRQDNETKAMDRSGYSTRTEESGDGKRSEQGDESEEWEEQIIEETFVVPLTPERAILKTLQSVKELLDQRSEIRRRQMLGMDVVTSSEPMEEECQSTCTSTMIEVDGYGAAGFETYEFIEEDAGEEFPEESNALVRPATNVDTKSKLGFQLNLDEYKTNEYTTESGWPIVRYIEKERVFVEEDGHDDHEVPVAVVDTSDQRADEAPSEEETNIDDVEEEESYSDQRSKERTGESEESEEDGDDDDESDDESDEESSGDKSADDQKDKAEDKADGKKDEKFAFVECKDENLVAPFATLETPIRDKRSHSQRIYLEEERYSKLEFGEVKLPSFTRTPFADLKLPSPIAPQSATSENYKPSVKADMRALSPPPIEMLTPSQPSSKLKFTPEVITSPSPNIPKREETASASVADSNKLKLHSTSGFEPEKRKLIDSEEPYEPFDDFNSFLSGIPASSEPFSEEDYDSFVRQIAEKDDDEIFELDTLKTPLSAAGILSGNLASPFKKQEVFSFESKEQVRPVPLARKHSLKEKKPESQNVEDATGESEVKKAKLKRTSTAQSEEDFGVGRRASVGSTGDEESMGALNRSFEETSSRSFAIERYDSEPGVSRSLSRESLMRSISREGVDSPTHDFKTLLESPLRPLIPPRPSSGVSQEPVLDVVFEVPVPPYDSSRSQSSSSAEPTTPATPLTPAKVESSPNSVTRPQSISKTPNIPAGEIRTLTPVAQLETSPLVKPPVTKLESSPVVKPPTVTKVDSSPVVKPPTVTKGESSPVVKPPTVTKLESSPVVKPPTVTKLESSPVVKPPTVIKVESSPMAKPPIPTKPKFSSVVLTPPVNKLESSSTVQSPQVPKLESSPAVKPPTVAKSEEGSAVLPPPVKWTRVIPGSNFVEEKLSPNTSTNVSEEILKKLPDTPERKLIASMDNPELERPDVMDLEFADADEDGPELFSPSMSIDRFETKIEEIPKVRPVLENNVLNFSTNKTVSEEKEETESGETEEEGSEDSEMTDSSSEEESDDEESNDRMSEKDKSNVDKNDNLVVEDEVMEMLVDKLTEERAEEKVLSHSAESIDDVMPQDSTSVSATTSPGVVSSDSAESPVRSAKSLSLPLSVPFRGTAWAHAQFGQAPAKPRSMKEIKKKFKPYKSVLTQQPPTTPTTPPSPKITPFVLPDHLITPSRIKIVQSRNRFLSEQNLNSDPLASEFEARKEALQNAGTTKTAPSTPLKERKYTPKSLASSSKYRSQEQLEKIKNMINLTRKSESNLHTAHLNCLHSDCIFTEKGRREIMDKALSIDSIHSELYSQLQQLNSRDYLDNSGMGDAFFPETNSDLFDLTFPFQDDRRQVLDRPASMSELRHASDYTTISGSGSGFYETPTSKSGKNRFANRQYKKSKSLCTLETNIDDDHFATSPTEDGLQRVPSVHELRISKSLQKLNVPDWYKQSSLSKSGSCLLKYGSSSTMSSWQMSPSLISSPCTTPSTMSNVVIKTRVQPPTSARNLRSPRYPSKSAPTTPLFDNQSFDNASKPTTPTPVKLPSEQQRNKEKPKSLMPIPIVPFDKIRAMFEKKKENAQPSKQAESPASPASPTSKSQAPSQDKSLAPLKINIKAEEEEDLYDDVVPKVIVSPSDPNVKSILKRPGLEKEKRYSDIVESPEPDEEPIILRPVPTRPTDASPTVTAPLLVTKPLQVEPSVEVTSTSNKVETTPKPPLTDVSKPAPLEKPALRPKPIPPPRPNSSEIKPKVEIPVKKIEEIREKQKSPVHTKATEQKDVNPIAKPKGFSFFKSLRSSSSSSSEDLKNRKSPISPSKNLSPDSSYDSDKFPASPAIRVSPTDRKSPPSVVVSQEPVSDPRPSPASQPLTQNSVIPKAETQRTISPESIQETNIDDSFEDSAPASQESFSKRAQSPAQAPEAEKKRSWFPKARLSKSKSPTEPEKALPKTKPKVSELQSKFEVPEFAQEPRRLTSSRTPSIHNESFTSNASEDHRQAAVESRSPVRETDLDRSLDLKSPRSSARDRDVGLDSSESKGKPSDSDTSFTRDSDKRSSDRGSRISSADKGVALESDRKRDSSFSSRDDSRDTIDRDSFLRDSDRGDRDYNRKEDRRDRDYDRRDSDRRDRDYDRREKDRDRDYDRRDSDRRDRDYDRRDSDRRDRDYDRRDSDRRDRDYDRRDSDRRDRDYDRRDSDRRDRDYDRDRDRDYDKRDRSYDSRGREYDRGQQDRDSLDRRRGYEKQDDSRKEREWSPRDRRQDLDKANSSRASSRDLDTSRDSRAGLRRPSDNEDAPKLRVGASQESLRSAGRTWQPKPRGSRSSVSPQARDVSPTKPVESNGTSSKQSPHRYPVPGSAFSSTKPNTAAGLNTPPLSRHDVKTQETAKSLKETTV